TGAGTACAGTGTGGCGCAATTTGAAACAGCAATAAACCCGTACCGCAACCAATTTCTAATACCCGCTGAGGCTGCAAACTCAAAATCTGCTGGGTGCGATCGCTTACCCATTGTTGCATTTGCTCTTTTGGAATTGGTCGGTTTGTATAGCTACTATTCCAGCCTATGATGTTGAAAGTAGCATCGTTATTTGTAGCAGGCTGATGATAAGTCTGGTCGTAAAGATTTTGCCATTGCTTAACCTGCTCGTCCTGCAAATTTGGGAGTTCCTGAGTGCTGTCCCGATTCAATACGATGTAGGCGACTATACGCTTATCTGTAGCATTCTCATGGGCGATCGCCACAGTCTCTCGCACTGTTGGGTGTTGAAGCAATAGTGTTTCTATTTCGCCTAATTCAATCCGAAATCCCCGAATTTTTACCTGATTATCGATGCGATCGACAAATTCAAGATTGCCATCGGGAAGATAGCGGGCGAGATCTCCGGTTTTGTAAAGGCGATCGGTAATTGGTAGTTGGTAGTTGGTAATCGGTGGTTGGTTATTACTCTCCCTTGCTCCCTGCTCCCAGCTCGTCCCTACTCCCTGCTCCCTGCTGCCTAAACAGACAAACCGTTCATCCGTCAACTGGGGACGATTTAAATAGCCCCGTGCTAACCCATCACCGCTAATGTACAATTCGCCAACTATTCCAATTGGTACGGGCTGGAGGTGAGAATCTAAAAGATAGATTTGGGTGTTAGAAATGGGACGACCAATGGATGGCTTATTGTCATTATTACCAGTAGCGCTTAACTGAGCAACTGTCGCCCAGATTGTTGCTTCTGTTGGTCCGTAGGCGTTAAAAAAGCGACGACCTACAGCCCATTGCTGCACGATTTCGTGTTTAACAGCTTCACCGCCAGAAATTACTGTTTGAAGAGTGGGCAGTTCTGCTGCTGGTAAAATTGCTAGAACCGCAGGGGGGAGAATAGTAGTATCGATCGCCTTGTCTTGCAAGAACTGAACTAGTTCGGCTCCAGGTAAACGGGCTGTTTTAGGAGGGATGTAAAGGCTAGCGCCAACCCCAAACGCTAGTAACATCTCAAAGACAGACGCATCAAAACTGAGGGAGCTAAATTGTAGAATCCGATTTTTTGGTTGTAGTTTGAATACTTGAATTTGAGCGTGGACGACATTACATAGTCCTCGATGCTCTACTAAAACTCCTTTCGGTTTTCCGGTCGAGCCAGAGGTGTAGATGACGTAAGCTAGGTTATTGGCTGTTACGTTGCTGTTGGGTGTTTCATCATCGTATGTGGCGATGGTTTTCCAGTCAGTATCCAGGCATATTAGACGATCCCCCCAACTCTCCTGAAAAACGGGGGCTAATTCTGGTTCTTCGTTTCCAGGCTCAGTCCGATTCCCCCAACTCTCCTGAAAAAGGGGGGCTAATTCTGGTTCTTCGTTTCCAGGCTCAGTCCGATCCCCCCAACCCCCCTGAAAAAGGGGGGCTAAAGAACTCTGGGTTAGCACGATCGCCACTTGAGTATCGTCAAGCATGAACTTTAGGCGATCGCTGGGATAATTTGGATCGAGGGGAATATAAGCTCCGCCTGCTTTCCAAATGCCCAATATGCCTACTACCATTTCTAGAGAGCGATCGAGACAAATTCCTACTAAAGATTCAGAAGTAACGCCTAATTGTTGTAAATAGTGCGCTAGTTGATTTGCCCGTCGATCCAATTCCTGGTAAGTTAGTTGCTCGTCTGCAAAAACAACCGCAGTAGCATCGGGCATTCTTGCTGCTTGTGCTTGAAATAATTGATGAATGCACAAATCTGGATAATCGCAGCTAGTTTGATTCCATGCCACCAATAGTTGATGGTATTCTGCTGCACTCAATAGGGGTAAGTTAGCGATGCGTGTATCGGGATTGGTAACTATGCCTTCTAACAATGCTTGGAAGTGAGCTAGCATTCGAGCGATCGTAGATGCATCAAATAAATCGGTGTTGTATGCTACGAAACCACTCAGTCCATCTACCGATCCTTCCCACAAATTATTCAACCCGCGATCGCACTCCCACAAATGCAACTCTAGATCGAATCGCGTGGTAGACACGTCAAACTTCAACGGGTTCAACATTAGCCCAGGTAACTCCAAGGGTTGCATCGGAGCATTTTGAAGCGCAAAGACGACTTGAAACAAAGGGTTACGGCTCAAGTCGCGCTCTGGGTGCAACTCTTCTACTAACTTCTCAAAAGGTAAGTCTTGATGGGCATAGGCTCCTAATGTCACTTGCCGTACTCTTGTCAACAATTCCCGAAAGCTGGGGTTCTCGGAGAGATCGACACGCAGCACTAGGCTATTGACAAAAAAACCAATTAATGGCTCTAATTGGCTATGATTGCGGTTAGCTATGGGCGATCCAACGGCAATATCTTCTTGTCCGGTATAGCGATGTAACAATGTTTGAAATGCTGCCAGCAAGGTCATAAACAGAGTTACACCTGCTTGCTGACTTAGGGCTTCTAGGGACTGGGTGAGAGTTTTTGATAACTTTAGGCTTTGTGTTGCACCGCGATAGGTTTGTACGGCAGGGCGAGTTCTATCAGTGGGAAGATTCAGGATCGGTAGATCTGCCAGATGCGATCGCCAGTAGGACAGTTGCGACTCCAATACTTGCCCTTGCAGCCATTGCCGTTGCCAATAGGCAAAATCGGCATACTGGATCGGCAATTCTGCTAATGGATAAGGTTTGCTTTCACTCTTAGCGGTGTAGAGTAATCCCAGTTCTCGCACCAGTACCCCCAGCGACCAACCATCGGCAACAATGTGGTGCAGATTTAGCAACAGGACGTATTCAGCTGCATCTAACTGCAACAATTTCACTCGTAGTAGCAGATCGGTGGCTAGGTTAAATGGCTGTTGGGCTTCTTCTGTAGCGATTTGCTCGGCTGTGAGTTGTCGTTCGTTTGGGGGTAAATGCCGCAAATCCACAACAGGCAGAGATAAATTGACTTTTTGGGCAACGATCTGAACGGGTTGCCCGTCCAGCTTGACGAAGTTGGTACGCAAGGCTTCGTGACGATCGACGATCGCCCCAAAAGCTTGCTTCAAAGCTACATAGTCAAGTTTCCCTTGCAGCCGAACTGAAAAAGGTATGTTGTAAAAAGGGTTGTTAGGTACTAAGCGATCCAAAAACCACAATCGCTGCTGAGCGAATGACAGAGGTAGGGAGCGATGGTCGCGTAGCGAACTGCCTTCGGCATCGCGCGATATTCTTACCAACTGAGGAGAGCGATCGATTTGAGCATTTGCCTGGTGCAGTAGGGCGATCAGCTCAGATTTGCGATCGACAATTTTTGCCCGTAACTGGGGAGATAATACCCCTTCAGGAGCGTTACAGCGCAAGCTTTCTCCCTTAACGAAAAGCTGAATATCTAAAGAGCGTAGGTAGGCTAAGAACTCAATACTTGTCAAAATTCTACCTCCTCGCGATTTTGAGCGGATGTCTCAGCCTCAGCCGTTTGTACCCGATCTGCGCCACGGAGCGTATCAATATATTGCGCGATCGCCACAATCGTTGGTGTTTCAAATAGAACTCCCAGTGGCACTTCTACCCCAAGGCGATCGCGTATTCGGGAAACTAATTGCGTGGCTAAGAGCGAATGTCCGCCCAATTCAAAAAAATCGTCGCTCATACCTACTTGTCGTCCCAAAGTTTCCGCCCAAAGCTGCGCTAACTGAGCTTCAACCGACGTTCGCGGTGCAAGGGTTGGTAGATCGACAGAAGTAAAATCGGGTGAGGGAAGTGCCTGCCGATCTACTTTGCCGTTAGGTGTTAGTGGCAAAGCCTTCAAGACTACAAAAGCGGAAGGCAGCATGTAATTTGGCAGTTTTGTTTTGAGGAAGCTTCGCAGATCGCCGATCCCCCCTAACCCCCCTTGAGAAGGGGGGAATTTACTAGCCTCGCTCTCCCCTAGTCCCCCTTGCGAAGCGGGAAATTTGCTAGCCCCCCTTAAAAAGGGGGGTTGGGGGGATCTCTTCGTGTTGAGAACGATGTAAGCAACCAAACGGCGATCGCTACTCCCATCCTCCCGCACCACAACAACAGTTTCTTCTACACTCGGATACTGCTTCAAGACTGTTTCAATCTCGCCCAACTCAATCCGAAAACCCCGCAACTTAATTTGCGCGTCAGTACGACCAACAAATTCGAGATTACCATCGGGAAGATAGCGGGCGAGATCTCCGGTTTTGTACAAGCGGGTATCGGTAATTGGTAATTGGTAATTGGTAATTGAGTGGTGCGTGTTTTTTTGCTTGCTCAGCTTCCTCAGCTCCCTCAGCTTCCTCAGCTCTCTTCCTCCCGACTCCCTGCTCCCTTGGCAAATAAATCGTTCAGCCGTCAACTGAGGACGATTCAAATATTCTTTTGCTAATCCATCGCCACCAATGTAAATTTCTCCGGTAACGCCAACAGGTACGGGGTTTAGGTGAGTATCCAGCAGGTAGATTTGAGTGCTAGCAACGGGACGACCGATCGGAATTGATGTTGCTGCTTCTGGTATGTCTTGCACTTCATACCAGGAAGTAAATGTAGTGTTTTCAGTCGGTCCATATACGTGCAGCAAATGTGCGGGTGCGCCGTGCTGCTTGACTGCTTTTACGCACCTGACATCAACTGCTTCACCCCCAAATAGCAAGTAGCGCAGCGAACGAAAACAGTCGGGTACTTCTCGCGCCATTTGATTGAATAAAGCGGTTGTCAAAAACAGGATGCTAATTTCCTGCTGTCGAATCGCTTGGGCAAACTTTTGGGGAGCAAGCATCACTTCGCGATCGCACCCCACTAATTGCGCTCCATTTAGCAGTGCGCCCCAAATCTCAAAGGTTGCTGCATCAAATGACAGATTGGCACATTGAGCGACTTTATCCCCAGGTTCTAAAGTGATGTAGTTGGTGTTGCATACTAATCTATTTACGGCTCGATGAGTTACTGCTACGCCCTTTGGGATTCCCGTCGAGCCAGAAGTATAAATTACGTAGGCAAGGCGATCTACGGTTGTTCGATCGCTTGGGTTCTGCTCGCTTTCTTGCGCGATCGCTTCCCAATCCTTTTCTAAACAAACAACTTTTAAATTTCGATCCCCCCAACTGAGCTTAAAAAGGGGGGCTAATGCTTGTTGCGTCACTAGTACAGATACTTGAGCATCCTCCAACATGAACTGCAACCGTTCGGGGGGATAAGTTGGATCTAGAGGAACGTAAGCTGCTCCGGCTTTGAGGATACCTAGCAAAGAAGCGATCGCCATTGGAGAAGGTTCCATGCAGATACCTACCAGCGTTTCGCAACCTACACCTAGTTTTCGCAGATAATGTGCCAGTTGGTTGCTACCACTATTCAACTCATGATAGGTATATTGTCTATCGCCAAAACTTACTGCAATAGCATTTGGACTTTGTTCTACCTGAAGTTCAAACAATTGGTGAATGCCGCGCTCTGGATAACTACGTCCAGTTTGATTCCACTCTACTAATTGATGCTGCTCTGCGGCGCTCAAAATCGGTAGATCTGCTAAATTTGTGTCGGGATCGGTAACTACTCCAGTTAATAACATTTGGAAATGAGTTAGCATCCGGGCGATCGCACTTGGCTCAAACAGCTCGGTGTTGTAAACTAAAACACCACGCAATCCTTCCGACTGCTGCCACCCGTCGCCCCATAAACTCCTAAAGTTTTCGGCGCATTCCCATAGATAAAACTCTAGATCGAACCGAGCGGTTGTTGTTTCCACTTTGAAGGAAGAGAGCGAGAGTTTAGGTAGCGTTAGCTGTTCTATAGGTGCGTTTTGCAGCGCAAATACCACTTGAAACAATGGGTTGCGGCTTCCTTGACGTTCTGGGTGCAACTCTTCTACTAACTTCTCAAAGGGTGAATCTTGATGAGCGTAGGCTTCTACCGTCACCTGTCGCACTCTCGCCAGCAACTCGCGAAAGCTGGGATTACCTGAGAGATCGGTTCGTAGAACTAAACTATTGGCAAAAAAGCCAATTAAATCCTCTAATTCCCGCCGATTGCGATTGGCAATTGGCGATCCTACAGCTATATCGGTCTGTCCTGTATAGCGATATAACAAGACTTGGAACGCTGCTAGTAATGTCATGAACAGCGTTACGCCTTCTTGATGACTCAGTGCCAAAAGTGCTTGAGATAAGTCTTGTGGCAACTCTAGTAACTTAATTGCTCCCCGATCTCCTCGTTCTTTTGGACGGCAACGATTGCTCTCGAACTCTAGAACGGATAAATTGTGTAACTGCGATCGCCAGTAAGATAGTTGCGATTCTAGCACTTCCCCTTGCAACCATTGTCGTTGCCAGTGGGCAAAGTCAGCATATTGAATTGACAGTTCGGGCAAAGGGGAAGGTTTACCCGTACTAAAAGCAGAGTAGAGCAATTCTAATTCTCGAATTAGGATCGCGATCGACCACTCATCAAAAACGATGTGGTGCAGATTGATGACCAAAACATACTCTGACTCGTCTAGTTGTAGCAGCGTTACTCGCAGCAGAGAATCTCGATCCAGGTTAAAAGGCTGCTGGATCTCCCGCGCGATCGCCTGTTGCGCTGCTGCTTCTCGTTCGCTTGCAGGCAACTGCTGTAAATCGGATATCTTAAGAAATACCTTTGAATGGGACGTAATTAGTTGTACGGGTTGCCCCTCTTGCACTCCGAAGTTGGTACGCAATATTTCGTGACGGCGGACAATTTCATTAAAGCTTTCTTCCAACGCTTTTAAGTCAAGCACGCCCGATAGACGAACCGTCGTCGGCACATTATAGAACGAAGTACCAGGAAATAGGCGATCGAGAAACCAAAGCCGTTGTTGTGCAAACGATGCCGGAAAAACAAAGACTTCCTCAGAAATGTTATCGAGCG
This window of the Chroococcidiopsis thermalis PCC 7203 genome carries:
- a CDS encoding non-ribosomal peptide synthetase, with protein sequence MTSIESLDNISEEVFVFPASFAQQRLWFLDRLFPGTSFYNVPTTVRLSGVLDLKALEESFNEIVRRHEILRTNFGVQEGQPVQLITSHSKVFLKISDLQQLPASEREAAAQQAIAREIQQPFNLDRDSLLRVTLLQLDESEYVLVINLHHIVFDEWSIAILIRELELLYSAFSTGKPSPLPELSIQYADFAHWQRQWLQGEVLESQLSYWRSQLHNLSVLEFESNRCRPKERGDRGAIKLLELPQDLSQALLALSHQEGVTLFMTLLAAFQVLLYRYTGQTDIAVGSPIANRNRRELEDLIGFFANSLVLRTDLSGNPSFRELLARVRQVTVEAYAHQDSPFEKLVEELHPERQGSRNPLFQVVFALQNAPIEQLTLPKLSLSSFKVETTTARFDLEFYLWECAENFRSLWGDGWQQSEGLRGVLVYNTELFEPSAIARMLTHFQMLLTGVVTDPDTNLADLPILSAAEQHQLVEWNQTGRSYPERGIHQLFELQVEQSPNAIAVSFGDRQYTYHELNSGSNQLAHYLRKLGVGCETLVGICMEPSPMAIASLLGILKAGAAYVPLDPTYPPERLQFMLEDAQVSVLVTQQALAPLFKLSWGDRNLKVVCLEKDWEAIAQESEQNPSDRTTVDRLAYVIYTSGSTGIPKGVAVTHRAVNRLVCNTNYITLEPGDKVAQCANLSFDAATFEIWGALLNGAQLVGCDREVMLAPQKFAQAIRQQEISILFLTTALFNQMAREVPDCFRSLRYLLFGGEAVDVRCVKAVKQHGAPAHLLHVYGPTENTTFTSWYEVQDIPEAATSIPIGRPVASTQIYLLDTHLNPVPVGVTGEIYIGGDGLAKEYLNRPQLTAERFICQGSRESGGRELRKLRELRKLSKQKNTHHSITNYQLPITDTRLYKTGDLARYLPDGNLEFVGRTDAQIKLRGFRIELGEIETVLKQYPSVEETVVVVREDGSSDRRLVAYIVLNTKRSPQPPFLRGASKFPASQGGLGESEASKFPPSQGGLGGIGDLRSFLKTKLPNYMLPSAFVVLKALPLTPNGKVDRQALPSPDFTSVDLPTLAPRTSVEAQLAQLWAETLGRQVGMSDDFFELGGHSLLATQLVSRIRDRLGVEVPLGVLFETPTIVAIAQYIDTLRGADRVQTAEAETSAQNREEVEF
- a CDS encoding non-ribosomal peptide synthetase, which encodes MTSIEFLAYLRSLDIQLFVKGESLRCNAPEGVLSPQLRAKIVDRKSELIALLHQANAQIDRSPQLVRISRDAEGSSLRDHRSLPLSFAQQRLWFLDRLVPNNPFYNIPFSVRLQGKLDYVALKQAFGAIVDRHEALRTNFVKLDGQPVQIVAQKVNLSLPVVDLRHLPPNERQLTAEQIATEEAQQPFNLATDLLLRVKLLQLDAAEYVLLLNLHHIVADGWSLGVLVRELGLLYTAKSESKPYPLAELPIQYADFAYWQRQWLQGQVLESQLSYWRSHLADLPILNLPTDRTRPAVQTYRGATQSLKLSKTLTQSLEALSQQAGVTLFMTLLAAFQTLLHRYTGQEDIAVGSPIANRNHSQLEPLIGFFVNSLVLRVDLSENPSFRELLTRVRQVTLGAYAHQDLPFEKLVEELHPERDLSRNPLFQVVFALQNAPMQPLELPGLMLNPLKFDVSTTRFDLELHLWECDRGLNNLWEGSVDGLSGFVAYNTDLFDASTIARMLAHFQALLEGIVTNPDTRIANLPLLSAAEYHQLLVAWNQTSCDYPDLCIHQLFQAQAARMPDATAVVFADEQLTYQELDRRANQLAHYLQQLGVTSESLVGICLDRSLEMVVGILGIWKAGGAYIPLDPNYPSDRLKFMLDDTQVAIVLTQSSLAPLFQGGWGDRTEPGNEEPELAPLFQESWGNRTEPGNEEPELAPVFQESWGDRLICLDTDWKTIATYDDETPNSNVTANNLAYVIYTSGSTGKPKGVLVEHRGLCNVVHAQIQVFKLQPKNRILQFSSLSFDASVFEMLLAFGVGASLYIPPKTARLPGAELVQFLQDKAIDTTILPPAVLAILPAAELPTLQTVISGGEAVKHEIVQQWAVGRRFFNAYGPTEATIWATVAQLSATGNNDNKPSIGRPISNTQIYLLDSHLQPVPIGIVGELYISGDGLARGYLNRPQLTDERFVCLGSREQGVGTSWEQGARESNNQPPITNYQLPITDRLYKTGDLARYLPDGNLEFVDRIDNQVKIRGFRIELGEIETLLLQHPTVRETVAIAHENATDKRIVAYIVLNRDSTQELPNLQDEQVKQWQNLYDQTYHQPATNNDATFNIIGWNSSYTNRPIPKEQMQQWVSDRTQQILSLQPQRVLEIGCGTGLLLFQIAPHCTQYWGTDFSSASIEYIEQQLATQPLPQVKLLQRMATNFEGLEANSFDAVILNSIVQYFPSIDYLLQVLEQAIHTVAPGGFVFIGDVRSLPLLSAFHAAVQLERADNTASREHLQQQVQTAIFQETELAIDPAFFHALKQHLERISHIQVQLTRGRYCNELTQFRYNVILHIEADPPSLPPYQGRLNKSSCPPYQGGLGGSSSPSCQGELEGSSCPPSQGGLGGSSQLNWTQDNVNLAQVRQQLAEKPAALSITKIPNARVVGAVKTAQWLVEGTQAPKTAGKMREALEQVTSGIEPEDWWDLVAELPYTVDVSWSNADNTGCYDVTFQHQSATKNSAILPFQKQVNLTRPWKTYANDPLQTQFARHLIPQLRSYLEQSLPQYAIPSAFVVLEALPLTPNGKVNRRALPAPDTIQQWGTDDTPRSPIEQKLANIWAELLGHKRVGIHDNFFQLGGHSLLATQLTSRIRDAFGVELPLRNVFESPQVAQLAKAIAHLQSNQPQQTPQIVPLSRAAHRRLRSSLNRDTEEGDR